In one Nicotiana tomentosiformis chromosome 6, ASM39032v3, whole genome shotgun sequence genomic region, the following are encoded:
- the LOC138893880 gene encoding uncharacterized protein — protein MGHVKGDNEGASYDFCIKDGIGDLIYAQVDAVEDATNNIAEAHAILEALRYITKIHFAPCIIETDSLLMKNVLDEIWEPPWSIANQVDEIKSLLSRGVFHLDHVLREGNKLADHLANVTLDQQHMQ, from the coding sequence ATGGGGCATGTAAAGGGGGACAATGAAGGAGCTTCATATGATTTTTGTATAAAGGATGGAATAGGAGACCTCATCTATGCCCAGGTAGATGCAGTAGAGGATGCAACAAACAATATAGCTGAGGCACATGCTATTCTGGAGGCTCTAAGGTACATAACTAAAATACATTTTGCTCCATGCATAATTGAAACTGATTCTTTACTTATGAAGAATGTGCTGGATGAAATTTGGGAACCACCTTGGAGCATAGCCAATCAGGTTGATGAAATCAAATCATTATTGTCTAGGGGTGTATTTCACTTAGACCATGTATTGAGGGAAGGTAACAAGTTAGCTGATCATCTAGCTAATGTGACATTGGACCAACAACATATGCAATAG